The Haemophilus parainfluenzae genome window below encodes:
- a CDS encoding ArsR family transcriptional regulator yields the protein MKSYAERKGRSSKKQNQFKKSVNGSTFSMLRHDVVLGQEIEPLSLAAKWVLMKMIGLYNKGNNGNLSAPLNKSKEIFQLSAPGLKKALDELIAADFLEVTRQGGKNQCSLYALTCFSLNDVNKAGITLKATDRPSDKWKKSF from the coding sequence ATGAAGAGTTACGCAGAAAGAAAAGGCAGAAGTTCAAAAAAACAGAATCAATTCAAGAAATCAGTAAACGGCAGCACTTTTTCAATGTTGCGCCATGATGTTGTTCTTGGTCAAGAAATCGAGCCTCTAAGCCTAGCGGCTAAATGGGTTTTGATGAAGATGATCGGCTTGTACAACAAGGGCAATAATGGCAACTTATCCGCGCCGTTGAATAAATCTAAAGAGATTTTTCAACTATCCGCACCCGGATTAAAGAAAGCGCTTGATGAACTTATTGCAGCGGATTTTTTAGAAGTAACCCGCCAAGGTGGCAAGAATCAATGTTCGCTTTATGCCTTAACGTGCTTTTCACTAAATGATGTAAACAAGGCAGGGATTACACTTAAAGCAACAGATAGACCAAGCGACAAATGGAAAAAGTCATTTTAA
- the prmC gene encoding peptide chain release factor N(5)-glutamine methyltransferase has translation MNYKEWLAQAIVDLAQKNPTENSKIDALVLLQQVTGKSRTQILAFDDTEIDEKVRLKLTALLDRRLKGEPIAYILGEKEFWSLPLNVSKGTLIPRPDTEILVEKALQIALEKLQENPPHFRILDLGTGTGAIALALASELSSICQKRQISLEIIGVDLMSDVVALAQSNAERNKLNVKFLQSSWFENITGQFDLIVSNPPYIDAQDEHLSQGDVRFEPLSALVANDAGYADLRHIIELAPSYLNSKGALLLEHGWQQGEKVWSIFQENHWEMVETVRDYGDNERVTLGFWKK, from the coding sequence ATGAATTATAAAGAATGGCTGGCACAAGCGATTGTGGATTTAGCACAAAAAAATCCCACTGAAAATAGTAAAATTGATGCGCTTGTGCTTCTTCAACAGGTTACTGGCAAATCGCGTACGCAAATCCTTGCTTTTGATGATACCGAGATTGATGAAAAAGTGCGGTTAAAATTGACCGCACTTTTAGATCGTCGTCTAAAAGGTGAACCTATCGCTTATATTCTTGGAGAAAAAGAATTTTGGTCGTTGCCATTAAATGTCTCAAAAGGCACCTTGATTCCGAGACCAGATACTGAAATTCTCGTAGAGAAAGCATTACAAATTGCTTTAGAAAAATTACAAGAAAATCCACCGCACTTTCGTATTCTTGATCTCGGCACTGGCACAGGCGCTATCGCATTAGCATTAGCATCGGAGCTTTCTTCTATTTGTCAAAAAAGACAAATTTCATTAGAAATAATTGGTGTTGATCTTATGTCCGATGTTGTGGCGTTAGCCCAATCTAATGCGGAAAGAAATAAGCTAAATGTGAAATTTTTACAGAGCAGTTGGTTTGAAAATATAACAGGGCAGTTTGATCTTATTGTCAGCAATCCGCCTTATATTGATGCTCAAGATGAACATTTGAGTCAAGGCGATGTACGTTTTGAACCGCTTTCTGCATTAGTTGCCAATGATGCGGGTTATGCTGATTTGCGTCATATTATTGAATTAGCGCCAAGTTATTTGAATTCTAAGGGCGCATTATTGCTTGAACACGGATGGCAACAAGGCGAAAAAGTCTGGTCAATTTTCCAAGAAAATCATTGGGAAATGGTTGAAACCGTGCGTGATTATGGCGACAATGAGCGTGTCACTTTAGGTTTTTGGAAGAAGTAA
- a CDS encoding NAD(P)H-dependent oxidoreductase produces the protein MNILLLDGGKAFGHSHGELNHTLHKKAKEVLTALGHNVKETVIDAGYDIEAEIEKFLWMDAVIWQMPGWWMHEPWTVKKYIDEVLTSGHGKLYHSDGRHSVNPTEGYGTGGLLQGKKHMLSLTWNAPIEAFTREGDFFEGKGVDAMYMPFHKLNEFIGLSRLPTFLCNDVIKNPQVEQYLTDYQEHLEKVFG, from the coding sequence ATGAATATTTTATTACTAGACGGTGGAAAAGCGTTTGGTCATTCACATGGCGAGTTGAACCATACGCTTCACAAAAAAGCGAAAGAAGTTTTGACCGCACTTGGACACAATGTAAAAGAAACCGTGATTGATGCCGGATATGATATTGAAGCAGAAATTGAAAAATTCTTGTGGATGGATGCCGTGATTTGGCAGATGCCAGGTTGGTGGATGCACGAACCTTGGACAGTGAAAAAATACATAGACGAAGTATTAACCAGCGGACACGGCAAGCTTTACCACAGCGATGGTCGTCATAGTGTCAATCCGACTGAAGGCTACGGCACAGGTGGCTTGTTGCAAGGCAAAAAACACATGCTTTCACTTACTTGGAATGCGCCGATTGAAGCCTTCACCCGCGAAGGCGACTTCTTCGAAGGCAAAGGTGTGGATGCTATGTACATGCCTTTCCACAAACTCAACGAGTTTATCGGCTTGAGCCGTCTGCCGACATTCTTATGTAACGATGTGATTAAAAATCCACAAGTAGAACAATACTTAACAGACTACCAAGAACACTTGGAAAAGGTGTTCGGATAA
- a CDS encoding elongation factor P hydroxylase, translated as MEHKLEDIIAIFNQCFEEEYNTRLVKGGEEPIYIPANDEVPYNAIYFARGFYSSALHEIAHWLVAGKERRKLEDFGYWYEPDGRSEERQRDFEKVEVKPQALEWILATAAGFRYFASADNLNGNLGDTQPFKQAVYEQVKTYAEKGLPKRAEILRHALAQFYGTEDRIDLAKFDVTRI; from the coding sequence ATGGAACACAAACTTGAGGATATCATTGCGATTTTTAATCAATGTTTTGAAGAAGAATATAATACGCGATTGGTTAAAGGTGGGGAGGAGCCAATTTACATTCCTGCAAATGATGAGGTGCCTTATAACGCGATTTACTTTGCGAGAGGCTTTTACAGCAGTGCATTACATGAAATTGCCCATTGGTTGGTGGCGGGGAAAGAGCGCCGTAAATTAGAAGATTTTGGCTATTGGTATGAGCCGGATGGCCGTTCTGAAGAACGTCAGCGTGATTTTGAAAAGGTGGAAGTGAAGCCTCAAGCACTGGAATGGATTTTGGCAACGGCGGCAGGTTTCCGTTATTTTGCCAGTGCGGATAATTTAAATGGCAATCTAGGAGATACGCAACCTTTTAAACAAGCCGTGTATGAACAAGTGAAAACCTATGCAGAAAAAGGCTTACCAAAACGCGCAGAAATCTTGCGTCATGCCTTGGCTCAATTTTATGGCACAGAAGATCGAATTGATTTAGCGAAATTTGATGTGACTCGCATCTAA
- a CDS encoding host cell division inhibitor Icd-like protein gives MYQFIFAAIRRIDLTNQIQKIRITADTERAARAQFARDFVLVFAGKINLQNASALSANTFPSISFAEVVHA, from the coding sequence ATGTATCAATTCATTTTTGCGGCTATTCGCCGTATCGATCTAACCAATCAGATTCAAAAAATCCGTATCACTGCTGACACTGAACGAGCCGCACGCGCCCAATTCGCCCGTGATTTTGTTCTTGTGTTTGCCGGCAAAATCAATCTTCAAAACGCTAGTGCTTTATCCGCAAATACTTTCCCTTCAATCTCTTTCGCGGAGGTGGTCCATGCTTAG
- a CDS encoding SirB1 family protein, producing the protein MKYYRRALYDQFVHFYNTISDDGSSEAQLRGTIGGLVRKARKEISPDWPKEEQIHQLLQLFYGDWGFHCDPEDYFYARNLYLPYVFQHRQGMPVTLGAIVLYLADVLDLPIYPVNFPTQLILRAEVRDEVAFIDPWDGTYISQEKLQQLYEGAFGFGVQIQPEELDRADLSLLYSRFEQLAKNALIREEHNDIAYRYIENLLIGNDEDPYHIRDRGLVLAQMGAYPSALKDLEFFVERCPEDPTAALIRTQLLELKGEIDKDPFALH; encoded by the coding sequence ATGAAATATTATCGACGTGCGTTATACGATCAATTTGTGCATTTTTATAATACCATCTCAGATGATGGATCATCAGAAGCGCAACTTCGGGGAACAATTGGTGGACTTGTACGTAAAGCACGTAAAGAAATTTCGCCAGATTGGCCAAAAGAAGAGCAGATTCATCAGTTACTACAGCTATTTTATGGTGATTGGGGCTTTCATTGCGATCCAGAAGATTATTTTTATGCTCGCAATTTATATTTGCCTTATGTGTTTCAACATCGTCAAGGTATGCCAGTGACTCTTGGGGCGATAGTGCTTTATTTAGCTGACGTATTAGATTTACCGATTTATCCAGTAAATTTCCCAACACAACTCATTTTACGTGCCGAAGTAAGAGATGAAGTGGCTTTTATTGATCCTTGGGATGGCACTTATATATCGCAAGAAAAATTACAGCAACTTTATGAAGGGGCATTTGGCTTTGGTGTGCAAATTCAACCTGAAGAACTCGATAGAGCCGATCTTTCCTTACTTTATTCTCGTTTTGAGCAACTGGCGAAGAATGCGCTCATCCGCGAAGAGCATAACGACATAGCATACCGTTATATTGAGAATTTATTGATTGGCAATGATGAAGATCCTTATCACATCCGTGATCGCGGTTTGGTTTTAGCTCAAATGGGGGCTTACCCTTCAGCATTGAAAGATTTAGAATTTTTTGTGGAACGTTGTCCGGAAGACCCAACTGCGGCTTTAATCCGAACTCAACTTTTAGAACTTAAGGGCGAGATTGATAAAGATCCTTTTGCCCTCCATTGA
- the prfA gene encoding peptide chain release factor 1 yields MKDSIIAKLESLKERYEELEALLGDASIISDQDKFRAYSKEYSQLEDVVKCFNRWNQLNSNIAEAELMLDDPEMKEMAEMEIEESKAEIEEVEQQLQILLLPKDPNDEYNCYLEIRAGTGGDEAGIFAGDLFRMYSRYAESKRWRVEMLSANESEQGGYKEVIVKVSGDGVYGQLKFESGGHRVQRVPKTESQGRIHTSACTVAVMPELPESEMPEINPADLRIDTYRSSGAGGQHVNTTDSAVRITHIPTGIVVECQDERSQHKNKAKAMSVLASRIVQAEQERQAAEQTDMRRNLLGSGDRSDKIRTYNYPQGRVTDHRINITIYRLDEVMNGKIDELIQPIITEYQADQLAALSEQN; encoded by the coding sequence ATGAAAGATTCTATTATTGCAAAACTTGAAAGTTTAAAAGAACGTTATGAAGAATTAGAGGCATTGCTAGGCGATGCGTCGATAATTTCAGATCAGGATAAATTCCGTGCTTATTCTAAAGAATATTCACAACTTGAAGATGTGGTGAAATGTTTTAATCGTTGGAATCAGCTTAATTCTAACATTGCTGAAGCTGAGTTGATGTTAGATGATCCTGAAATGAAAGAAATGGCAGAAATGGAAATTGAAGAATCCAAAGCCGAAATTGAAGAAGTGGAGCAACAACTTCAAATTCTTTTATTACCAAAAGATCCAAATGATGAATATAACTGCTATTTAGAAATTCGTGCGGGTACGGGTGGTGATGAAGCGGGTATCTTTGCCGGTGATTTATTCCGTATGTACAGCCGTTATGCAGAAAGTAAACGCTGGCGTGTTGAAATGCTCAGTGCAAATGAAAGTGAGCAGGGTGGTTATAAAGAAGTGATCGTCAAAGTAAGCGGTGATGGCGTGTATGGTCAGTTAAAATTTGAATCAGGCGGCCACCGTGTACAACGTGTACCAAAAACTGAATCGCAAGGGCGTATTCATACTTCAGCTTGTACTGTTGCGGTTATGCCTGAATTACCTGAATCTGAAATGCCGGAAATCAATCCAGCAGATTTACGTATTGATACCTACCGTTCATCTGGTGCAGGTGGTCAGCACGTTAATACAACAGACTCTGCCGTACGTATTACTCACATTCCAACAGGTATTGTGGTGGAATGTCAGGATGAACGTTCACAACATAAAAATAAAGCGAAAGCAATGTCGGTATTGGCTTCACGTATTGTTCAGGCAGAGCAAGAACGCCAAGCGGCAGAGCAAACTGATATGCGTCGTAACTTATTAGGTTCAGGCGATCGTTCCGATAAAATTCGTACTTATAATTATCCGCAGGGTCGAGTCACAGATCACCGTATCAATATCACAATTTACCGTTTGGATGAAGTGATGAATGGTAAAATTGATGAACTGATTCAGCCGATTATTACCGAATATCAAGCGGATCAGTTGGCGGCATTGTCTGAACAGAATTAA
- a CDS encoding RDD family protein, which produces MIIENQKDAEFSSAFKPSQPAQASRFKRWLASIINGLVFWVMVGLGFALGDFAGVVGTIVYAGFQLYFMKTYGQTMAKRWLGLRVFNYHTNQPVEFGKYIGREIIDILLAWTSFLLIISGIVALVRDDRRSLTDLVAGTIVLKDEK; this is translated from the coding sequence ATGATCATTGAAAATCAAAAAGATGCTGAATTTTCTTCTGCTTTCAAACCTTCTCAACCCGCTCAAGCGAGCCGTTTTAAACGCTGGCTTGCAAGTATAATTAATGGGCTTGTGTTTTGGGTGATGGTTGGTCTTGGTTTTGCATTGGGGGATTTCGCCGGTGTAGTGGGGACGATTGTATATGCTGGTTTTCAGTTATATTTCATGAAAACTTATGGCCAAACAATGGCAAAACGCTGGTTAGGCTTGCGTGTATTTAATTATCATACCAATCAACCAGTTGAATTTGGTAAATACATTGGTCGCGAAATTATTGATATTTTATTGGCGTGGACAAGTTTCTTATTAATCATTAGCGGTATTGTTGCACTTGTGCGCGATGATCGTCGTTCTTTAACGGATTTAGTGGCCGGCACGATTGTGTTAAAAGACGAAAAATAA
- the kdsA gene encoding 3-deoxy-8-phosphooctulonate synthase, translated as MQNKIVKIGNIDVANDKPFVLFGGMNVLESRDMAMQVCEAYVKVTEKLGVPYVFKASFDKANRSSIHSYRGPGMEEGLKIFQEIKETFGVKVITDVHEIYQCQPVADVVDVIQLPAFLARQTDLVEAMAKTGAVINVKKPQFLSPGQMGNIVDKFEECGNDKIILCDRGSNFGYDNLVVDMLGFGVMKKVSKGSPVIFDVTHSLQCRDPFGAASGGRREQVTELARSGLAIGIAGLFLEAHPNPNQAKCDGPSALPLSALEGFVSQMKAIDDLVKSFPELDTSI; from the coding sequence ATGCAAAATAAAATTGTAAAAATCGGCAATATTGATGTCGCAAATGACAAACCCTTTGTGCTTTTTGGTGGAATGAACGTACTTGAAAGTCGTGATATGGCAATGCAAGTCTGTGAAGCTTATGTGAAAGTGACAGAGAAACTTGGCGTACCTTATGTGTTTAAAGCTTCTTTTGACAAAGCGAATCGTTCATCTATTCATTCTTACCGTGGTCCAGGCATGGAAGAAGGTTTAAAAATTTTCCAAGAGATAAAAGAAACCTTTGGCGTGAAAGTGATTACCGATGTGCACGAAATCTATCAATGCCAGCCTGTTGCTGATGTGGTGGATGTGATTCAGTTACCGGCATTCTTAGCACGTCAAACTGATTTAGTTGAAGCCATGGCAAAAACTGGTGCGGTAATTAACGTGAAAAAACCACAATTCTTAAGCCCAGGTCAAATGGGTAATATCGTGGATAAATTTGAAGAATGTGGTAATGATAAAATTATCCTTTGTGATCGTGGTTCAAACTTCGGTTACGATAATTTAGTGGTGGATATGTTAGGCTTCGGTGTGATGAAAAAAGTGTCTAAAGGCAGCCCTGTCATTTTTGACGTGACTCATTCATTACAATGCCGTGATCCATTTGGTGCTGCTTCAGGCGGTCGTCGTGAACAAGTGACCGAATTAGCCCGTTCTGGTTTAGCAATTGGCATTGCAGGCTTATTCTTAGAAGCGCACCCAAATCCAAATCAAGCAAAATGTGATGGCCCTTCTGCATTGCCACTTTCAGCATTAGAAGGTTTTGTCTCGCAGATGAAAGCCATTGATGATTTAGTGAAGTCTTTCC
- a CDS encoding ash family protein: MINSVNIKKSKFPSKTALQTPRIFVNISTQSQKTIASRRKLNHLTLANDSTPLNRAFFVRNIRTPQELADFVLFNLKILSMVVRNGQPLAVGCFPMLAVSYPITRYRQP; the protein is encoded by the coding sequence TTGATTAACTCAGTTAATATCAAAAAATCGAAATTCCCTTCAAAAACTGCTTTACAAACTCCCCGTATTTTTGTCAATATATCCACGCAGTCGCAAAAAACGATTGCCAGCCGTAGGAAGCTGAACCATTTAACATTGGCGAACGATAGCACGCCTTTAAATCGTGCTTTTTTTGTTCGTAACATTCGCACACCTCAAGAATTGGCGGATTTTGTTTTATTCAATCTAAAAATTCTCTCAATGGTAGTGCGTAATGGGCAACCCTTAGCGGTTGGCTGCTTTCCAATGTTGGCAGTTTCCTACCCTATTACGCGCTACCGCCAACCGTAG